The sequence ATCTACTCCACCCAAAAAACTTATAGGTTCACTGCTAACTAAAGCTTCGCCTTTGGCCTGGCCTTTTGAAATGGTTCGACATTTTAAAGTCTTCATAATATACATTCTCCCCCTCAAACTTTAGATAATTATAATAAGATTATAAATTTCATTATAACCTTTAAATATGTGTATTAACGCCCTAAATCATGAATAAATCAAGGTGGTTATTAAATAGCTCCGCCCTTCATAACCTCTCTTAATACTGCTGTTGCATAGCATCCCTTAGGTATTGAAAATTCAGTTAAAACACCTTCATCAGTGGCTTTAGCCGATACATCCCAAATTTTAAATCTTATGGCCCTTCTTAAACCATGACTACCTAATCTTGGCATTTTAGGACATATAAATTCTTCTAAAGATACTTTTTCTTCATCTAAAACAGCTTTTTCCATTTCACCCACGTTTCCTCCAGCTAAAGGAACCTTACTACCATAAAGGGGTGCAGTAGGATGGGCCTGGAAGCTATCCATCATTTCTTGGAGTTCTTCTGGAGAAGAATCATGAATCAAGTGTTCTTCATTATCAATGACAATATCTCCTTCCACAAATTGATTTATGCCCATAGCCGTTCTCTCACTAACTGCTTTATTAAATAAAAAGGACTGATAAGCGTGTACAAACATTCTACTAAGCGGTTTGGGTAAACTAAGTAAAGCTTTACGATATGAATCATCATCCAATGTTTCTTTCTTCCTTTGCTCTTTTAAAAGGGCCCTAAGCATCATTCTTTCATATCTCATACCCGTAGGCATTAATTCATAGGATTCTTCAAGTTTACCTTCATCATAAGCCGTTCTAGCCACTTTTATCCACTCTGGTTCCTCAGAATGTGGATTTCCAATATAAGCACCCACTGTTTTGGCCAGATTATTTGCAACCAGGGCCTTACCCACCAGATGAGTGTTACTGCGTGGTTTTCCAAATCTTTGCCAACCATAATAGTTAGGAGTTCCCACTTCTTCCAGTTTTTTTAAGGCATTTTGAGCTACAAAAGCAGCAGATTCTGGATCTTCAATTTCCCGAATCAGAATTCGGAATTTATTTCCAATAAGCTGGCCAATTCTGAGTTTTTTCTGATTTTGAGTGATTTTAAGAAATTCCACGTTGTGAAACTGATCTTTAATCTCTTCAATTTGTTCTGGCTCAAAATTACTAATGCACAGCCATTGGCGAGTTACTGCCTTTTTATCTTTCATGCCTGCAAAGCCCATTCTTTTACGGTCCAGATGAAGATCTCTGGCCATGTCTAGAACCACATCCAAGGTATTTCGGCCTACTTTCTCTATCCAAATCCAAGTATTAGGGCCCTCACCACTAGGGACCGTTTCTGGAATTTCTTCCACATAAAAATCCTCGTATTTTGTTCTAATTCGTCCGCCGATACCTTCAGTATCTGTAATATAAGTTTCAGCATTAAGCATTAAATTTCCTCAAGTTTATAGAATTTTTATAGTTTTATTATTAAATATTTGTTAAATTTAAATTGAATTTTAAATCAGTTATTTATAGAATTAATAGGGCCTTAAGGTATAAAAAAAGTTAGGAATAAAAATAATTTCCATCAATCATGATTAAATAATTAATAGGCTGACTTGAAAAAATAAAAAATAAATTGTTTTCAGCATATTAACGCCGATCAACTATTCTTTTTGGCCTTCCCTTAATTTTATAAAATTCTAAATCCCCCGGGCCTTCAAAATTAAATAAAACATCGAATGATCCATCCTGGTAAGCTTCTTTAAGTCCTGTTTTGTACTGGAAGAATGATTTGAGGAAATTTTCTTTTATTAAGTCCTGGTCACAGTTATTTATACTTTCACATTCCATACGGACCCTCATGGTCACTTCACCTTCATCTTCATTTCCATAAATAAATGCCTCATACTCTCCCGTGAGATAATCCATGTTTTCTCTTTGGAATACTCCTGCTTCCACATCAACCCGGTTAAAAGGTGAACCAGCTACCCAAAATGTTTCTGCCTCCCTCTGTGGATTCAAAATACGCATGTGAGTTCGGCCACAGGCACATTTATCCCGGGAAACAACCACCGAAGTATCATCAGTGTCATAATTAAGTAATAGAGTACCGGTTTTTCCACCTTCTGGTAAAAGAGTAGTTAAAACAATTCTACCGCATTCACCATCCTC is a genomic window of Methanobacteriaceae archaeon containing:
- the truD gene encoding tRNA pseudouridine(13) synthase TruD; the encoded protein is MLNAETYITDTEGIGGRIRTKYEDFYVEEIPETVPSGEGPNTWIWIEKVGRNTLDVVLDMARDLHLDRKRMGFAGMKDKKAVTRQWLCISNFEPEQIEEIKDQFHNVEFLKITQNQKKLRIGQLIGNKFRILIREIEDPESAAFVAQNALKKLEEVGTPNYYGWQRFGKPRSNTHLVGKALVANNLAKTVGAYIGNPHSEEPEWIKVARTAYDEGKLEESYELMPTGMRYERMMLRALLKEQRKKETLDDDSYRKALLSLPKPLSRMFVHAYQSFLFNKAVSERTAMGINQFVEGDIVIDNEEHLIHDSSPEELQEMMDSFQAHPTAPLYGSKVPLAGGNVGEMEKAVLDEEKVSLEEFICPKMPRLGSHGLRRAIRFKIWDVSAKATDEGVLTEFSIPKGCYATAVLREVMKGGAI